The DNA segment GGGGATATGACCGGCTTTGCAGCATCCGTCTATATGAGGGGCATCGACTATATTTCGTTGCCGACAACACTTCTTTCTCAGGTTGACAGCTCTGTCGGCGGTAAAACCGGAGTGAACCATCCCATCGGCAAAAATATGATAGGCACTTTTTATCAGCCTCGCCTTGTTGTTATAGATACTGATACTTTGCAGAGCCTTCCCATACGTGAAACCATAAGCGGCATAGGCGAGGTAATTAAATACGGAGTAATCAAAGACAGAGATTTTTTTTATTATTTAGTAAACCACAGGGAACAGATTCTTGCCAAAGAATACACTGCTATTTCACACATTATAAGCCGCTCGTGCCGGATAAAAGCCGAGGTTGTGTCTCTTGATGAGAGAGAGACGGGGCTGCGGGAGATATTAAACTTTGGGCATACCATCGGACATGCCATAGAGTCGGTTACCGGCTACAGAACGTATCTGCACGGAGAGGCTGTGGCAATTGGTATGAATATGGAGAGTAAGCTGTCTGTTAAATTGGGTATTTTTGATGAAAAGCAATCATATGATATTATGGACTTAATAGAGAGTTATGGGCTACCGGTTTCAATTGACTCAAACAAAATTAGCGTCAAAGCGCTGCTTGACGCTATGAATTACGATAAAAAGGCGGAAAGCGGTAAGCTGAAATTTGTGCTGCCCGAAAAGATTGGCACGGTAAAAGTGCTCAAAGGCATAAACAGTGAGGATATTGAGGCGGTGTTAAGGAGCTAAGATATGTTTATGAAGTTAAATCCGGTAAGAAATTTTCAGCCATTGAGGGATGCAGGGGAAATGACTGAATTGCCGCTTGCAGACGGCAATAACAGGTAAAAAAACATAAAAAACAAGGATTTATATTGAGTTTCTTATTAGGAGGACGTCATGGGATTTGTTGATACACTTAAGTCCGGTTTAAAAAAGACCAGAGAAACTCTTTTTATGGACGTTGAGACGCTTTTTTCAGGCAAGGCTGTAACAACTGAAACAATAGAGGCTTTTGAAGAGATACTCTTTACCTCCGATATAGGGGTGAATGCGACAACGGAGATAATAGAGGGGCTGCAACAGGAATTTAAAGCTGGAAAAATAAAAAAAGCAGACGATATAAAGGACTATTTAAAGGCAGTGATGAGCTCCATACTGGGGCTTCCACAGCCCTTTGTCTTATACAGCGAGAGGCCGTTTGTAGTGTTTTGTCTGGGAGTAAACGGAGTGGGTAAAACCACAACAATAGGCAAACTTGCCTCCAGGGTAATAGCGCAAGGGCACTCGGTCATGCTTGCGGCAGCAGATACTTTCAGGGCGGCGGCCATAGAGCAGCTGGATATTTGGGCGGCACGCTCAGGGGCCTCAATTGTAAAACACCAACACGGCTCAGACCCTGCCGCTGTGGCTTTTGACGCTGTTGAGGCTGCCAAGGCCAGAGACATTGACCTGGTTATCGTGGACACTGCCGGGAGGCTGCACACTAAAACACACTTGATGGAAGAGCTTAAGAAAATCAAAAGAGTAATAGGAAAATCCATCAAGGGCGCCCCTCATGAGACTCTTCTTGTTGTTGACGCTACAACCGGCCAAAATGCACTTGCGCAAGCAAAGCTCTTTAATGAGGCCGTAGGTGTTACCGGTATAGCGCTGACCAAGATGGACGGCACTTCAAAGGGCGGCATTGTGCTGGCAATTAAAAAGGAACTGAATATTCCAATACGTCTTATAGGGGTTGGAGAGGGAATCAATGATTGCCAGGATTTTATCCCTAAGGACTTTGTAACTGCTTTGTTTGATTAAAATATGGTTAAGACATTTAATATAGACGAATCACTGGCAAAGCTTGTAGATAAGACGACATTTCTAAAAACTCTGAACTACATTGACTCTGTTGAAGTGAAAACACCGGTACTTGTAATAGATGGTGATAAACTGAGAAGAAATGTAGTTAGTATCGGCAGGGGGATAAACAACTCTAAGGTTTTTTATGCCGTTAAGGCTAACCCTTCCACAGAGGTTTTGGGTTTTCTGGAGCGTACCGGTGTGGGTTTTGAGATATCCTCGATGGGGGAGTTAAACATGCTGGCGGCCCTTGGTGTGGCCCCTCAGAGGATAATATCAAGCAATCCGGTTAAGATTCCTGATTTTATAACAGCCGCTTACAACTATGGCATAAGGTTGTTTTCTCTGGATTCACCTGCTGAGGTTAAAAAAATGTCGGCGCTGGCTCCGGGCAGCAGTGTCTATATGCGGTTGTC comes from the Nitrospirae bacterium YQR-1 genome and includes:
- the aroB gene encoding 3-dehydroquinate synthase, whose product is MESLCLDLGPRSYEIIIGSGVIDNVGRLASQLRLGRKIFVISNPTVFSIYGAGVINSLDEAGFDTGCVLIPDGEEYKDISWVSYILSELLRGGLDRKSALVALGGGVVGDMTGFAASVYMRGIDYISLPTTLLSQVDSSVGGKTGVNHPIGKNMIGTFYQPRLVVIDTDTLQSLPIRETISGIGEVIKYGVIKDRDFFYYLVNHREQILAKEYTAISHIISRSCRIKAEVVSLDERETGLREILNFGHTIGHAIESVTGYRTYLHGEAVAIGMNMESKLSVKLGIFDEKQSYDIMDLIESYGLPVSIDSNKISVKALLDAMNYDKKAESGKLKFVLPEKIGTVKVLKGINSEDIEAVLRS
- the ftsY gene encoding signal recognition particle-docking protein FtsY, which produces MGFVDTLKSGLKKTRETLFMDVETLFSGKAVTTETIEAFEEILFTSDIGVNATTEIIEGLQQEFKAGKIKKADDIKDYLKAVMSSILGLPQPFVLYSERPFVVFCLGVNGVGKTTTIGKLASRVIAQGHSVMLAAADTFRAAAIEQLDIWAARSGASIVKHQHGSDPAAVAFDAVEAAKARDIDLVIVDTAGRLHTKTHLMEELKKIKRVIGKSIKGAPHETLLVVDATTGQNALAQAKLFNEAVGVTGIALTKMDGTSKGGIVLAIKKELNIPIRLIGVGEGINDCQDFIPKDFVTALFD